Genomic window (Vigna radiata var. radiata cultivar VC1973A chromosome 1, Vradiata_ver6, whole genome shotgun sequence):
CATTTTTCATCCATGCAGAAACAAAAGGTGACGTGATTAGCATACCTGACACATCACTTAACTCTTAGCAtctgtttttcaaaattctccTTCTGCTTCCATTGAAACCTTCCACTGTCACATGGACCAAGCTGTAGATAAAAGAGCCTTTATCTATCACAGTTTTTCAATGATTCAATAATTTCTAAACGCTTCTTATCTCATGGACTTCAATAATGCAATGCAATACATGACCTCTTGTCCCATCATATATTCAAGCTCAGGACAACACACATGTCCACACCTTCTCATTCTGCTCTTAAGACCTCTCAATTACTTATTTCAtttctcccttttcttttcagaaTCTAAAATCACTTCAAAATTCATGTACAACTCACAAAATTTCTAAGATATTCAATTTTAGAGtagaagaataatatataagtaataaaCACCTACAAATATAGTGTTTTTTAAGAAACAAAGTCCCACGTAGGGAATAAAAGAAGGATtagacatgagtttatatatatatatatatatatatatatatatatatatatatatatatatatatatatatatatatataaatatcttcaTTGGTAAGAGACTTTATAGAGTggtaccaaaaacaaatctgTAAGAACTTGGTCCAAAACGAACAATATCTTATCAATGTAGAAATTTATGTTAAACTTTTCCCGataatggtatcagagcccgTGATTTGGATCCAATCACCGGACTCAGACGAATACATCCCATGATCAAAACCATGAAAACAAACCAGACTCTACAAGGTAGAACCATAAGAGAGTTGGACTCTATGAAAGagaattttggagatacaatccTAACGAGACAAGTGTAATTCACAAAAATTTTttatccaaaaccttaaaaacaataaatttacggaaaatgatattttgacaccaattttttgacaccattttgacactgcacacgtgtcaaagtatcaaaatgtgattggacgatttcaaattttaaaaaaaactttgatttttttcttccaaatatgcctttgtctcactttttttaatttgaaattgtccaaccacgttttgacacgtgtgcagtgtcaaaatagtgccaaaaattggtgtcaaaatattattttcctaaatTTATCAGTCTTTCTTGATGTGAAACTTTTTCATTTCTGCTTAAAATGGAACTAAGAATGAAGCTTGAATTTCTAACAATATTTAACACTTTAATTcgtttaatttgaaattgttacTTGAGTTGTATAAACTCAAATAAGATAAGTAAATTTATATGATTGGAGCATAGTATAAAGAAGTCTGCCTGTCATAAATTTTTAGTGGCATGAACAACCCTATTATATGACTCATGATAAATCACCCACATGGATCTATATACATATTCTTTTCCTCCAACTTGGGCTAATCCTCATCACATTCACTAATAAAGCTTGTCATTTCTATTTCTGATTTTGTGATCTGTgtttcctccttttcttctctcctcCTTCAACATGTGATCCAAGTTTCACCTCTTTTAATACGACTTGTTTCTTCCATGGTCAAAATAGTCACAGAGACAACTCACAAGCTATGCTTCTccttttataatactttttaccTAAGAATACTAATAGATGAAATACAGCACCTTTCAAAATCACTTAAATAAAAAAGCACACTTACTTATAACGTTAATATTAGAAATTTTACattgactaaagataaaattaatttaaaatatataagtgaagataaatctcatcttacatgtgagttttaaaattgaattaaaattaaagtttacttcttaACTTACTATAGGAAtaccaaaacttaatttttgAGGGCATATGAAAAACCACATTTAAGATATAACAAAACAGACTAGTAATGTGTTGTTTAAAGTTTATtacacttattttttattcacaGAAACTTGTTTTTAGTTTGGTCTAGTGTTTCTGGAAGCTCATCACATGACAGTATGTAACCAAACTGAATGTATTTTCTATTGTTATCCCTCTTAAAATTTATTGGGTTATGTGCTGCTTTTGGCTTCCCCAATAAAATTTGACTTTAATCTTATTTGCTACCTCCACTCCCTTATACTCTCTCTCCTCCCTAATATAAGATATTCCTATAACCATGCTTTGGTTGAGATGAAACTCGAGACTTGTGTAAGAGGTTGGTTTAGTTAGTTTTCTTTAAACTCAGACTTGCCTTAGACTTAGAACAGATCTTTGAAATGGGAAAACTAGGGAGAATGTTGGATACCATCTGTCTTTCTTTTGGCTCAAACACCTGTTTCTGCATGAACTCCATGGAGTTTGAAGATGAGTTTGAGCAAAAGCCTTTGATTGTAAGTGCTACTGATCATAAACTGAGATTGAAGGATGTAGTAGATGGAAAGCAGACATTGGCTTTTCAGCTGAAACCCCAGGTAAGGCCTTTTTTTCTTAACTGAACTGATAAATGTGTATAATAATCTCACCTAATATGATAAgaatttgttgttgatgatgctGTTCCAGCTCTTTCCTTTTACTCAAATTTCTATTGTAACATCATAAGtccttcttctatcttttcaaaatgaaaaaagtttGAATGGTTTAATATGTATGTTCTTCTTATTCATAAATTATGCAGATAGTTACATTGAGGGTGTCCATGCATTGCTATGGATGTGCAAGAAAAGTTGAGAAACATATCTCCAAGTTGGAAGGTGAGTATAGTACCTTTTTAATCCCCACATCATAAAGCAGCTTTCTAGAGTAATTTAACTGTCAAacgaaatgaagaaaaagaaaaattaaccaTCAATGTAACTATATAAGTATGTAACATCATACTGGAACTGGTGATGCCAGCTTTTGCTTTATCAGTTTATCTTTATTTCCTAAATTTCATCACAAGCTAAAGCAAATTCTGTCAGATATTTATGAACAAACACAGTGGGTTGCTCAAATGTCCACCACAGGATTCTAGGATAGAGAATATGCTAACCACTCCTTTTGACAACATCTGCCATAAAGTCAAcattattaatgtttattttcagTATATCTGTGTGGCGTGTTTGTATTTTTGCTTGCTTTGCCTCTATtgataatcatatataatatcTGAATCCACATTTAAAACAGGAGTGAGTTCATATAAGGTGGATCTGGAAACAAAAATAGTAGTTGTTATGGGCGATATTCTTCCCTCTGAAGTGTTGCAGAGTGTGTCTAAGGTGAAAAATGCTGAGCTTTGGTATTCTCAAGGTAGCAAGCAATAATTTTGGATACAATTCAGATTCATCCAAAAGAAGATATTGAAATAGAATTAAGCAGCTCTAATTTTCTGTGTGTCCTTTTGGtgttgtatatataatatagtgtATGCTGTTAAGACCTATATCCAATCTCCAGTAATTTTCATGCACAGAAGATATTAATGTCTCTTTCAGTTTGTCTTGATATCCACATATCTCTTACATGGTTTAAAAATCAAGATCTAAGACAGTTTAAATATCCTATGATGTGTCTTTTAGAACAAAACTGTGACGAAATACTGACTCCAAGACGAATAATACATCGGACGAGGTATGATGGACATTTTTACAGTGATTAAAATTTTCACTTGTGTTTGACGAGGTTGTTCCACAAATATGTCATACTTTGCAGTAATTCTCCGTTAAAATGTAGCAAACTACCACACTGTTATGTCAAACCAACAACAGTTTCTTGTGTTTAAAAGCTTCCATCTCAAATAAGAGATATGCTTTTGAAACTGAAAACTAGTAGTCACGTAGCAGTGGCCATAACTTCGAGGTCACTGACATGATAACAAGATAGATAGTTGTAGCAGTAGAGTATTCAAAGTTTGACTTCAAACTCTTCACGGTGGACACTGGCCAGAGATGTCCATACTTTACATTATTAAAGgaacaaaaatctataattatTGTTGAAAGCAATACTTagctttattatattataataaaaaaattgatccatttttaataaagttcaatatactattttatttatcaattttaaaaaacagaaCTTAGTTTTAGTTCAATTAACTCTGAAAACTATATCTATCTTTCCCTCTTATCTAATTCACGTTTAATTATTTCgtcttgtaaaaaaaatgttatttaatattaaaatattaataaaagaaatcgttcacattataataattaattttttaagaaaaaatctttttcatcacaaattttatattcttttatcaataaacatatattactttctaaataataaaaataaaatatattttattttattaaataattaaataatagaaatcataaaaaaaattatataaaaaaataatactttaaatatattatattctttaatatattctttaataatataaaattagtatataataataataataacttctaactagattaaattaattttatatattaaattttctatattttattgtaaaaactGAAATACAAATTAGAattaagagaaattaaaattaagagttATATTCCAACGAGCAGTAACAACTCGAATATTCacgtaatattttatttattttactattgtaTTTATCTAACgagtagtaataataaaataatttccatacatatataataataaaagaagtataaacaaaatagaaaataataatataaaataattaaaaaattaatttgtaagacatttatgaataaaataaaataaatattaaaataaatttcaattaaaagaacatgtattgttatactatttagtttaaaaatttgtacaagtcagtttaaaattagtataatttagtttaaaattagtttagttaggagttcattttatattatagtttagtacaatttagcaTAGTTAAGTTCAATgcagtttgataaaaaaaaaacagttcagtCTGTCCGAACagtttagtttttagttcagtaccAATTTTAGTAATACAACAGTTCAGTTCTATTTGTCCACCCTCGCACATCGATCagaaataaaaccaatttataatatataagtgagatataaatcttttcttgattttgtgaaattgaattagatttataaTTACTTGCTTtcacaataattaaaaagaaggtCCATTATGCACGAGTTTTATCCTATTTTTGAAACTTGGAA
Coding sequences:
- the LOC106773482 gene encoding protein SODIUM POTASSIUM ROOT DEFECTIVE 2, whose translation is MGKLGRMLDTICLSFGSNTCFCMNSMEFEDEFEQKPLIVSATDHKLRLKDVVDGKQTLAFQLKPQIVTLRVSMHCYGCARKVEKHISKLEGVSSYKVDLETKIVVVMGDILPSEVLQSVSKVKNAELWYSQGSKQ